One Oncorhynchus kisutch isolate 150728-3 linkage group LG11, Okis_V2, whole genome shotgun sequence genomic region harbors:
- the LOC109899731 gene encoding serine/threonine-protein phosphatase 2A 55 kDa regulatory subunit B delta isoform-like isoform X1 has translation MAGVAGGNDFQWCFSQVKGAIDEDVAEADIISTVEFNHSGEFLATGDKGGRVVIFQHEQEVHFCKNRPHLRGEYNVYSTFQSHEPEFDYLKSLEIEEKINKIRWLPQQNSAHFLLSTNDKTIKLWKISERDKRAEGYNLKDEDGRLRDPFRITSLRVPVLMPMDLMVEASPRRVFANAHTYHINSISVNSDHQTYLSADDLRINLWHLEITDRSFNIVDIKPANMEELTEVITAAECQPNQCNVFVYSSSKGTIRLCDMRAAALCDRHTKFFEEPEDPSSRSFFSEIISSISDVKFSHSGRYMMTRDYLSVKVWDLNMENRPVETYQVHEYLRSKLCSLYENDCIFDKFECCWNGSDSAIMTGSYNNFFRMFDRNTRKDITLEASRESSKPRGTLKPRKVSTGGKRKKDEISVDSLDFNKKILHTAWHPKENVIAVAATNNLYIFQDKIN, from the exons ATGGCAG GAGTTGCCGGTGGAAATGACTTTCAGTGGTGTTTCTCACAAGTGAAGGGGGCAATAGATGAAGATGTTGCGGAAG CGGATATCATCTCAACGGTTGAATTCAACCATTCTGGAGAGTTTCTAGCAACTGGAGACAAGGGAGGCAGAGTTGTCATATTTCAACATGAACAGGAGGTGCATTTT TGTAAAAATAGACCACACCTGCGAGGGGAATACAACGTCTATAGCACATTTCAGAGTCACGAACCTGAATTTGACTACTTGAAAAGTTTAGAAATTGAGGAAAAAATTAACAAAATAAGATGGTTACCCCAACAAAACTCTGCTCACTTTCTGCTCTCAACAAATG ATAAAACTATCAAATTGTGGAAGATCAGTGAACGAGACAAGCGGGCTGAGGGTTACAACTTGAAAGACGAAGATGGACGTCTCAGGGATCCCTTTAGAATTACCTCCCTGCGG GTACCAGTGCTGATGCCCATGGATCTCATGGTAGAAGCAAGTCCTCGGAGGGTGTTTGCCAACGCTCATACATATCATATTAATTCCATTTCTGTAAATAGCGATCATCAAACGTACCTCTCCGCTGATGACCTAAGAATTAACCTATGGCACTTGGAAATCACTGACAGAAGCTTTA ACATTGTAGACATCAAGCCTGCCAACATGGAGGAACTGACAGAGGTGATCACAGCTGCTGAGTGCCAACCAAACCAATGCAATGTATTTGTGTACAGCAGTAGCAAAGGCACCATACGCCTCTGTGACATGCGAGCAGCAGCACTCTGCGATAGGCACACTAAGT TCTTTGAGGAGCCTGAGGATCCAAGCAGCAGGTCGTTCTTCTCTGAGATCATCTCGTCCATTTCTGACGTGAAGTTCAGTCACAGTGGGCGCTACATGATGACACGGGACTACCTCTCCGTCAAGGTGTGGGACCTCAACATGGAGAACAGGCCAGTCGAGACATATCAG GTTCACGAATACCTTCGCAGCAAGCTCTGTTCATTGTATGAAAATGACTGCATCTTTGACAAGTTTGAGTGCTGCTGGAACGGTAGCGACAG TGCAATCATGACTGGCTCCTACAACAACTTCTTCCGGATGTTTGACCGCAACACCAGGAAGGACATTACACTGGAGGCCTCCAGGGAGAGCAGCAAACCGCGTGGCACACTCAAACCCCGCAAAGTCTCCACTGGAGGCAAGAGGAAGAAAGACGAAATTAGCGTGGACAGCCTGGATTTCAACAAGAAGATCCTGCACACTGCCTGGCACCCCAAAGAAAATGTCATCGCTGTGGCAGCCACCAACAACCTGTACATTTTCCAGGATAAGATCAACTAA
- the LOC109899731 gene encoding serine/threonine-protein phosphatase 2A 55 kDa regulatory subunit B delta isoform-like isoform X2 — protein MAGVAGGNDFQWCFSQVKGAIDEDVAEADIISTVEFNHSGEFLATGDKGGRVVIFQHEQECKNRPHLRGEYNVYSTFQSHEPEFDYLKSLEIEEKINKIRWLPQQNSAHFLLSTNDKTIKLWKISERDKRAEGYNLKDEDGRLRDPFRITSLRVPVLMPMDLMVEASPRRVFANAHTYHINSISVNSDHQTYLSADDLRINLWHLEITDRSFNIVDIKPANMEELTEVITAAECQPNQCNVFVYSSSKGTIRLCDMRAAALCDRHTKFFEEPEDPSSRSFFSEIISSISDVKFSHSGRYMMTRDYLSVKVWDLNMENRPVETYQVHEYLRSKLCSLYENDCIFDKFECCWNGSDSAIMTGSYNNFFRMFDRNTRKDITLEASRESSKPRGTLKPRKVSTGGKRKKDEISVDSLDFNKKILHTAWHPKENVIAVAATNNLYIFQDKIN, from the exons ATGGCAG GAGTTGCCGGTGGAAATGACTTTCAGTGGTGTTTCTCACAAGTGAAGGGGGCAATAGATGAAGATGTTGCGGAAG CGGATATCATCTCAACGGTTGAATTCAACCATTCTGGAGAGTTTCTAGCAACTGGAGACAAGGGAGGCAGAGTTGTCATATTTCAACATGAACAGGAG TGTAAAAATAGACCACACCTGCGAGGGGAATACAACGTCTATAGCACATTTCAGAGTCACGAACCTGAATTTGACTACTTGAAAAGTTTAGAAATTGAGGAAAAAATTAACAAAATAAGATGGTTACCCCAACAAAACTCTGCTCACTTTCTGCTCTCAACAAATG ATAAAACTATCAAATTGTGGAAGATCAGTGAACGAGACAAGCGGGCTGAGGGTTACAACTTGAAAGACGAAGATGGACGTCTCAGGGATCCCTTTAGAATTACCTCCCTGCGG GTACCAGTGCTGATGCCCATGGATCTCATGGTAGAAGCAAGTCCTCGGAGGGTGTTTGCCAACGCTCATACATATCATATTAATTCCATTTCTGTAAATAGCGATCATCAAACGTACCTCTCCGCTGATGACCTAAGAATTAACCTATGGCACTTGGAAATCACTGACAGAAGCTTTA ACATTGTAGACATCAAGCCTGCCAACATGGAGGAACTGACAGAGGTGATCACAGCTGCTGAGTGCCAACCAAACCAATGCAATGTATTTGTGTACAGCAGTAGCAAAGGCACCATACGCCTCTGTGACATGCGAGCAGCAGCACTCTGCGATAGGCACACTAAGT TCTTTGAGGAGCCTGAGGATCCAAGCAGCAGGTCGTTCTTCTCTGAGATCATCTCGTCCATTTCTGACGTGAAGTTCAGTCACAGTGGGCGCTACATGATGACACGGGACTACCTCTCCGTCAAGGTGTGGGACCTCAACATGGAGAACAGGCCAGTCGAGACATATCAG GTTCACGAATACCTTCGCAGCAAGCTCTGTTCATTGTATGAAAATGACTGCATCTTTGACAAGTTTGAGTGCTGCTGGAACGGTAGCGACAG TGCAATCATGACTGGCTCCTACAACAACTTCTTCCGGATGTTTGACCGCAACACCAGGAAGGACATTACACTGGAGGCCTCCAGGGAGAGCAGCAAACCGCGTGGCACACTCAAACCCCGCAAAGTCTCCACTGGAGGCAAGAGGAAGAAAGACGAAATTAGCGTGGACAGCCTGGATTTCAACAAGAAGATCCTGCACACTGCCTGGCACCCCAAAGAAAATGTCATCGCTGTGGCAGCCACCAACAACCTGTACATTTTCCAGGATAAGATCAACTAA
- the LOC109898857 gene encoding alpha-2A adrenergic receptor-like, translating to MCHNSGLADLSCKDPSFNLMGCDNLTNSNKTLPGRLPYTVQTSVPLTILVGILILLTVFGNVLVVIAVFTSRALRAPQNLFLVSLACADILVATLVMPFSLANELMGYWYFGQVWCEIYLALDVLFCTSSITHLCAISLDRYWSVTQAIEYNSKRTPRRIKCIVLFVWVLAAIISFPPLISMEKEGAKEEGPTCKINEEKWYIIFSSTASFFAPCVIMILVYVRIYQVAKNRTRAPPGERRMGNNNPDKRQYGLVQQDPLERRNREGGRDGVEEGEEVNGIDVGEECSSSDGNENQCSIKMKLRKGKTKVSQVKLEDPSPKDYDAQQCVKVSRWKGRQNREKRFTFVLAVVMGVFVVCWFPFFFTYTLTAICESCCVPETLFNFFFWFGYCNSSLNPVIYTIFNNDFRRSFKKILCKKDRRGL from the coding sequence ATGTGCCATAATAGTGGATTGGCTGACTTGTCTTGTAAGGACCCCAGCTTCAACCTTATGGGGTGTGATAACTTGACCAACAGCAACAAGACTTTGCCTGGCAGGCTCCCTTACACTGTGCAGACTTCTGTGCCTCTGACAATACTGGTGGGTATCCTTATTCTCCTCACAGTGTTTGGTAATGTCCTAGTGGTCATCGCTGTGTTCACCAGCCGAGCCCTAAGAGCCCCTCAGAACTTGTTTTTAGTGTCCTTAGCATGTGCAGACATTCTAGTGGCCACTCTGGTGATGCCCTTTTCTCTGGCTAATGAACTGATGGGATATTGGTACTTTGGTCAAGTGTGGTGTGAGATCTACCTGGCCCTGGATGTTCTGTTCTGCACCTCGTCCATCACGCATCTGTGTGCCATAAGTCTGGACAGATACTGGTCAGTCACTCAAGCCATTGAGTACAACTCGAAAAGGACACCACGCAGGATCAAATGTATAGTTTTATTTGTGTGGGTGCTGGCTGCCATTATATCATTCCCACCCCTCATTTCAATGGAGAAGGAAGGGGCCAAAGAGGAGGGTCCCACATGTAAGATCAATGAGGAGAAGTGGTACATCATATTCTCCAGCACCGCCTCATTCTTTGCCCCCTGTGTGATCATGATTCTGGTCTACGTTCGAATTTACCAAGTTGCAAAGAATAGAACCAGGGCCCCTCCGGGTGAAAGGAGAATGGGAAACAATAATCCAGATAAAAGACAGTATGGCTTAGTTCAGCAGGACCCCCTGGAGAGAAGGAACAGAGAAGGAGGTAGAGATGGagtggaggagggtgaggaggtcaATGGAATCGACGTGGGGGAAGAGTGCTCCTCGTCTGATGGGAATGAGAACCAGTGCTCCATCAAAATGAAGCTGAGAAAGGGAAAGACCAAAGTGAGTCAGGTGAAACTAGAAGACCCTTCCCCTAAAGATTACGATGCACAGCAGTGTGTGAAAGTGAGCCGGTGGAAAGGAAGGCAGAACAGAGAGAAGCGCTTCACCTTTGTTCTGGCTGTGGTCATGGGAGTGTTTGTTGTCTGCTGGTTCCCCTTCTTCTTCACGTACACACTCACCGCCATATGTGAGTCCTGCTGTGTCCCTGAGACATTGTTCAATTTCTTCTTCTGGTTCGGATACTGCAATAGCTCGCTGAATCCAGTCATTTACACTATTTTCAACAATGACTTCAGGAGGTCTTTCAAAAAGATCCTTTGCAAGAAGGATAGACGAGGGCTATGA